In Longimicrobium terrae, the following proteins share a genomic window:
- the atpC gene encoding ATP synthase F1 subunit epsilon — protein sequence MAAPAASGEGAGALRVTVLSPEQTVYQGPADGVVVPAHNGQLGILRGHAPLMALLGEGEMRITVGGAERRFRVSGGFLQVADNEVTILSERADPA from the coding sequence ATGGCGGCCCCCGCGGCGTCGGGCGAGGGCGCGGGGGCGCTGCGCGTCACCGTGCTTTCCCCGGAGCAGACCGTCTACCAGGGTCCGGCGGACGGCGTCGTGGTGCCGGCGCACAACGGCCAGCTGGGCATTCTGCGGGGCCACGCCCCCCTGATGGCCCTGCTGGGCGAAGGCGAAATGCGCATCACGGTGGGCGGCGCCGAGCGCCGCTTCCGCGTGTCGGGCGGCTTCCTTCAGGTCGCTGACAACGAGGTCACGATCCTGAGCGAGCGCGCGGATCCGGCCTGA
- the atpD gene encoding F0F1 ATP synthase subunit beta, translated as MATIAPEQATVPAGATHVGRVIQVIGPVIDAEFEGHLPEIYNALHVRAAAADGRPAVNLTLEVQQHIGRNQVRAVAMEATDGIVRGMDVFDTGASIRVPVGVNALGRIMNVLGDPVDERGEIPASAERWSIHRDAPLFVNLEAKTEVLETGIKVIDLLTPYVKGGKIGLFGGAGVGKTVVIQELIHNIAMGHGGRSVFAGVGERTREGTDLWLEFREAGLIKDDNLAESSVALVYGQMNEPPGARLRVALAGLTVAEYFRDVEKQDVLFFVDNIFRFTQAGSEVSALLGRMPSAVGYQPTLATEMGGLQERITSTRDGSITSVQAIYVPADDLTDPAPATAFAHLDATTVLNRALTEIGIYPAVDPLDSTSRIVDPQYIGDRHYNVATSVQRILQRYKELQEIIAILGMDELSEEDKVTVGRARRIQRFLSQPFHVAEQFTGTPGAYVKLEETIESFERVVNGEFDHLPEQAFYMVGGIEGVLEKARKLEAGG; from the coding sequence ATGGCGACCATCGCCCCCGAGCAGGCCACCGTGCCCGCTGGCGCGACCCACGTGGGCCGCGTGATTCAGGTCATCGGCCCCGTGATCGACGCCGAGTTCGAAGGCCACCTTCCGGAGATCTACAACGCGCTGCACGTGCGCGCCGCGGCGGCCGACGGCCGCCCCGCGGTGAACCTGACGCTGGAAGTGCAGCAGCACATCGGCCGCAACCAGGTGCGCGCCGTGGCCATGGAAGCCACGGACGGCATCGTGCGCGGCATGGACGTGTTCGACACGGGCGCCAGCATCCGCGTTCCCGTGGGCGTCAACGCCCTGGGCCGCATCATGAACGTGCTGGGCGACCCGGTGGACGAGCGCGGCGAGATTCCGGCTTCGGCCGAGCGCTGGTCCATTCACCGCGACGCGCCGCTGTTCGTGAACCTGGAGGCCAAGACCGAGGTGCTCGAGACGGGCATCAAGGTCATCGACCTGCTCACCCCGTACGTGAAGGGCGGCAAGATCGGCCTCTTCGGCGGCGCCGGCGTGGGCAAGACGGTGGTCATTCAGGAGCTGATCCACAACATCGCCATGGGGCACGGCGGCCGCTCGGTGTTCGCCGGCGTGGGCGAGCGCACCCGCGAGGGCACCGACCTGTGGCTGGAGTTCCGCGAAGCGGGGCTCATCAAGGACGACAACCTCGCGGAGTCGTCCGTGGCCCTGGTCTACGGCCAGATGAACGAGCCACCGGGCGCGCGTCTGCGCGTGGCGCTGGCCGGGCTGACCGTGGCCGAGTACTTCCGCGACGTCGAGAAGCAGGACGTGCTGTTCTTCGTCGACAACATCTTCCGCTTCACGCAGGCGGGTTCGGAAGTGTCGGCGCTGCTGGGCCGCATGCCGTCCGCCGTGGGCTACCAGCCCACGCTGGCCACGGAGATGGGCGGCCTGCAGGAGCGCATCACCTCCACGCGCGACGGCTCCATCACCTCGGTGCAGGCCATCTACGTGCCCGCCGACGACCTTACGGACCCGGCGCCGGCCACCGCCTTCGCGCACCTTGACGCCACCACGGTGCTCAACCGCGCGCTGACGGAAATCGGCATCTACCCGGCGGTGGACCCGCTGGACTCCACGTCGCGCATCGTGGACCCGCAGTACATCGGCGACCGGCACTACAACGTCGCCACCAGTGTGCAGCGTATTCTGCAGCGCTACAAGGAGCTGCAGGAGATCATCGCCATTCTGGGCATGGACGAGCTGTCGGAAGAAGACAAGGTCACGGTGGGCCGCGCCCGCCGCATCCAGCGCTTCCTGTCGCAGCCGTTCCACGTGGCCGAGCAGTTCACGGGCACGCCGGGCGCGTACGTGAAGCTCGAGGAAACCATCGAGTCGTTCGAGCGCGTGGTGAACGGCGAGTTCGACCACCTGCCGGAGCAGGCGTTCTACATGGTGGGCGGCATCGAGGGCGTGCTGGAGAAGGCCCGCAAGCTCGAGGCGGGCGGCTGA
- a CDS encoding F0F1 ATP synthase subunit gamma — protein MAKARELKGRIRSVQNTRKITRTMEMVSTSKLKRAQDRVEAARPYAERLSGVIRRLLTPELAARYPLLRQPATVRRAAVVLLTSNRGLAGAFNANLIREARSLMARLRAEGAEAELHISGKKGISFFRFANEQLRTAIADIGDRPGAADAQRLVDELMAEFVRGEMDAVYVVYAKFNSALSTPPTTMQLLPVAPPAAEAEAAAGAQADVEYLLEPSGDEILGRILPLYVRNSVYRALVETSAAEHGARRTAMKNATDNAGDILETLTRTYNRVRQAAITQEIAEIVGGAAALE, from the coding sequence ATGGCCAAGGCCAGAGAACTCAAGGGCCGCATCCGTTCGGTCCAGAACACGCGCAAGATCACGCGGACGATGGAGATGGTGTCCACGTCCAAGCTGAAGCGCGCGCAGGACCGCGTGGAAGCGGCGCGTCCGTACGCCGAGCGGCTGTCGGGGGTCATTCGCCGGCTGCTGACGCCGGAGCTGGCGGCCCGCTACCCGCTGCTGCGGCAGCCGGCCACGGTGCGCCGCGCCGCGGTGGTGCTGCTCACCAGCAACCGCGGCCTGGCCGGCGCCTTCAACGCCAACCTGATCCGCGAAGCCCGCTCCCTGATGGCGCGCCTGCGCGCCGAGGGGGCCGAGGCCGAGCTGCACATTTCCGGAAAGAAGGGCATCAGCTTCTTCCGGTTTGCGAACGAGCAGCTGCGCACCGCCATCGCCGACATCGGCGACCGGCCGGGCGCGGCCGACGCGCAGCGGCTGGTGGACGAGCTGATGGCCGAGTTCGTCCGCGGCGAGATGGACGCGGTGTACGTGGTGTACGCCAAGTTCAACTCGGCGCTCAGCACGCCGCCCACCACCATGCAGCTGCTTCCCGTGGCGCCCCCCGCCGCCGAGGCCGAAGCGGCCGCCGGCGCGCAGGCCGACGTGGAGTACCTGCTGGAGCCGTCGGGCGACGAGATCCTGGGGCGCATTCTTCCGCTGTACGTGCGCAACAGCGTGTACCGCGCGCTGGTGGAAACGTCGGCGGCCGAGCACGGCGCCCGGCGCACGGCCATGAAGAACGCCACCGACAACGCCGGTGACATTCTGGAAACCCTCACGCGGACGTACAACCGCGTGCGGCAGGCGGCGATCACGCAGGAAATCGCCGAGATCGTCGGCGGAGCCGCGGCGCTGGAATAA
- the atpA gene encoding F0F1 ATP synthase subunit alpha, with translation MATVESQLRASEIKDVLLGEIERYEDVLGAEQVGSVLEVKDGIARVYGLMGTMASEMLEITSGQTGQVVTALALNLEEDNIGAVILGDWTALHEGDQARRTGRVLDIPVGPGYLGRVVNPLGEPIDGKGPIHAAGRRQVDIVAPGIVLRKPVGEPMQTGVKAIDALIPIGRGQRELIIGDRGTGKTAIAIDTIINQKGQDVVCVYVAIGQKASTVAGVVSRLANAGALEYTIIVAATASDPAPMQYIAPYAGTALAEYFMYTKDENGKGKATLCVYDDLSKQAVAYRQMSLVLRRPPGREAYPGDVFYLHSRLLERAAKLSDEMGGGSLTALPIIETQAGDVSAYIPTNVISITDGQIFLESNLFNSGVRPAVNVGISVSRVGGSAQIKAMKQVAGKLKGELAQYRELEAFAAFGSELDAVTQRQLARGARSVEILKQGQYQPMPVENQVAIIFALTNGYIDNVDLPQVKAWERDFHVFLKAQHPELLDGIRSTRTLAGDAEKAMRAAIERYAELFADPHSPVGTDTYAQSAILNETAADRHMSEEQLRMASNPAANAAGARQSY, from the coding sequence ATGGCGACGGTCGAAAGCCAGCTTCGCGCAAGCGAGATCAAGGACGTACTGCTCGGCGAGATCGAGCGGTACGAGGACGTGCTCGGGGCCGAGCAGGTCGGCAGCGTGCTGGAGGTAAAGGACGGCATCGCCCGCGTCTACGGCCTCATGGGCACCATGGCCAGCGAGATGCTGGAAATCACCAGCGGCCAGACCGGCCAGGTGGTGACCGCGCTGGCGCTGAACCTGGAAGAAGACAACATCGGCGCCGTGATCCTGGGCGACTGGACGGCGCTGCACGAGGGCGACCAGGCGCGCCGCACCGGCCGCGTGCTCGACATCCCCGTGGGCCCCGGCTACCTGGGCCGCGTGGTGAACCCGCTGGGCGAGCCCATCGACGGCAAGGGCCCCATCCACGCCGCGGGCCGCCGCCAGGTGGACATCGTGGCGCCCGGCATCGTGCTGCGGAAGCCGGTGGGCGAGCCCATGCAGACGGGCGTCAAGGCCATCGACGCGCTGATCCCCATCGGCCGCGGCCAGCGCGAGCTGATCATCGGCGACCGCGGCACCGGCAAGACGGCGATCGCGATCGACACGATCATCAACCAGAAGGGGCAGGACGTCGTCTGCGTGTACGTCGCCATCGGCCAGAAGGCGTCGACCGTGGCCGGCGTGGTGAGCCGCCTGGCCAACGCCGGCGCGCTGGAGTACACCATCATCGTCGCCGCCACGGCGTCGGACCCGGCGCCCATGCAGTACATTGCGCCGTACGCCGGCACCGCGCTCGCCGAGTACTTCATGTACACCAAGGACGAGAACGGCAAGGGCAAGGCGACGCTCTGCGTGTACGACGACCTTTCCAAGCAGGCCGTGGCGTACCGCCAGATGTCGCTGGTGCTGCGCCGCCCGCCGGGCCGCGAGGCGTACCCGGGCGACGTGTTCTACCTGCACAGCCGCCTGCTGGAGCGCGCCGCCAAGCTTTCGGATGAGATGGGCGGCGGATCGCTGACGGCGCTGCCGATCATCGAAACGCAGGCCGGCGACGTGTCGGCGTACATCCCCACGAACGTGATTTCCATCACGGACGGGCAGATCTTCCTGGAGTCCAACCTGTTCAACTCGGGCGTGCGCCCGGCGGTGAACGTGGGCATCAGCGTGAGCCGCGTGGGCGGCAGCGCGCAGATCAAGGCCATGAAGCAGGTGGCCGGCAAGCTCAAGGGCGAGCTGGCGCAGTACCGCGAGCTGGAGGCGTTCGCCGCCTTCGGTTCCGAGCTGGACGCGGTGACGCAGCGCCAGCTGGCCCGCGGCGCCCGCTCGGTGGAGATTCTGAAGCAGGGGCAGTACCAGCCCATGCCGGTGGAAAACCAGGTCGCCATCATCTTCGCGCTCACCAACGGCTACATCGACAACGTCGACCTGCCGCAGGTGAAGGCGTGGGAGCGCGACTTCCACGTCTTCCTCAAGGCGCAGCACCCGGAGCTGCTGGACGGCATCCGCAGCACGCGCACGCTGGCCGGCGACGCCGAAAAGGCGATGCGCGCGGCGATCGAGCGCTACGCCGAGCTGTTCGCCGACCCGCACTCGCCGGTGGGCACCGACACGTACGCCCAGAGCGCGATCCTGAACGAGACGGCCGCCGACCGGCACATGTCGGAAGAGCAGCTTCGCATGGCGAGCAACCCGGCGGCCAACGCCGCGGGCGCCCGGCAGTCGTACTGA
- the atpH gene encoding ATP synthase F1 subunit delta → MRAELISRNYAETLLALAERNGGDAAVQQFGAAMEDVAGLLNQDPRVRQFMETPRVTLDQRKTALTAALRGRVPELVLRFLLVVVEKRRGALLGEIGQQYQALVDERMGRVRVAVTLSHAPDAALEEEIRRGLEARMGTAVIPTFTVDPELLGGMVVRVGDDVLDGSVRTRASRLRRAMMAADLPPLAAPAAV, encoded by the coding sequence GTGCGCGCCGAGCTGATCTCCCGCAACTACGCGGAGACCCTGCTGGCCCTCGCCGAGCGCAACGGCGGCGACGCCGCCGTGCAGCAGTTCGGCGCGGCCATGGAGGACGTGGCGGGGCTGCTGAACCAGGATCCGCGCGTGCGCCAGTTCATGGAAACGCCGCGCGTGACGCTGGACCAGCGCAAGACGGCCCTGACGGCCGCGCTGCGCGGCCGGGTGCCGGAGCTGGTGCTGCGCTTCCTTCTGGTGGTGGTGGAAAAGCGCCGCGGCGCGCTGCTGGGCGAAATCGGCCAGCAGTACCAGGCGCTGGTGGACGAGCGGATGGGCCGCGTGCGCGTGGCCGTTACGCTGAGCCACGCGCCCGACGCCGCGCTTGAAGAAGAAATCCGGCGCGGCCTGGAGGCGCGCATGGGCACGGCCGTGATCCCCACCTTCACGGTGGATCCGGAGCTCCTGGGCGGCATGGTGGTGCGCGTGGGAGACGACGTGCTGGACGGGTCGGTGCGGACGCGCGCGTCGCGGCTGCGCCGGGCCATGATGGCGGCCGACCTGCCGCCGCTGGCCGCCCCCGCGGCGGTCTGA
- the atpF gene encoding F0F1 ATP synthase subunit B — translation MSRKTWPLLALLVLTAQPLYAAEEGGGPLDINVGLIIWTFLIFGIVLAVLAKFAWPNILGAVERREAHIRELLEGAERDRAEAATLAEENRRLMEDTRAKVQDALNDARAQNERVRADALAESRRQQDEMMERARRDIAAERAAALESVRHEAVDLSIAAAERLVRRTLDSEDNRRLVREYLGQVSPRATAGV, via the coding sequence ATGAGCCGCAAGACCTGGCCCCTGCTGGCCCTGCTCGTCCTGACCGCCCAGCCGCTGTACGCGGCCGAGGAGGGCGGCGGCCCGCTCGACATCAACGTCGGGCTGATCATCTGGACCTTCCTGATCTTCGGGATCGTCCTGGCGGTGCTCGCCAAGTTCGCCTGGCCCAACATTCTGGGCGCCGTGGAGCGCCGCGAGGCGCACATCCGCGAGCTGCTGGAAGGCGCCGAGCGCGACCGCGCCGAGGCCGCCACGCTGGCCGAGGAGAACCGGCGGCTCATGGAGGACACCCGCGCCAAGGTGCAGGACGCCCTCAACGACGCCCGGGCGCAGAACGAGCGCGTGCGCGCCGACGCCCTGGCCGAGTCGCGCCGGCAGCAGGACGAGATGATGGAACGCGCCCGCCGCGACATCGCCGCCGAACGCGCCGCCGCGCTGGAGTCCGTGCGCCACGAGGCCGTGGACCTGTCCATCGCCGCCGCCGAGCGGCTGGTGCGCCGCACGCTGGACAGCGAAGACAACCGCCGCCTAGTGCGCGAGTACCTGGGGCAGGTGTCACCGCGCGCCACCGCGGGGGTCTGA
- the atpE gene encoding ATP synthase F0 subunit C: protein MQATDLSFLSNGLLGAALGAGLAIIGAGIGIGMIGRGATEGMARQPEIAGNIQTAGIILAALIEGATFFALIVCLLINGTVGGALG, encoded by the coding sequence ATGCAGGCTACCGACCTGAGCTTTCTGAGCAACGGCCTTCTCGGCGCCGCCCTGGGCGCGGGCCTCGCCATCATCGGCGCCGGCATCGGCATCGGCATGATCGGCCGCGGCGCCACCGAGGGCATGGCCCGCCAGCCCGAGATCGCCGGCAACATCCAGACGGCCGGCATCATCCTGGCGGCGCTGATCGAAGGCGCCACCTTCTTCGCCCTGATCGTCTGCCTGCTGATCAACGGCACGGTCGGCGGCGCGCTGGGCTAA
- the atpB gene encoding F0F1 ATP synthase subunit A yields the protein MKLTTALFALLFAAAPVAAQAGHEAAPAAAEAGHGAAPTAAQPGHEGAAAGNAAAAHEAVSDVNQGVEAGHGAEGGHSEEFNAMHHVQDGHTLDFPPIGTVHLPAAGSFMVGPVDMTPTRHVVFMALAALLMLIIFIPAGMAARRRQSGVSPGSRRHNVVETFALYIREEVVMPNIGHGGEKYAGYLITLFFFILFCNLLGLLPWGASATGNIAVTAALALITFLVVEVSGMIALGPLGYIKTIVYIPPGLGPVMSFIMAIVMTPVELLGKLAKPFALAVRLMANIMAGHIVLLSLFAVGVAFGRYFIWGPFLMAGALTFLEIFVAFLQAYVFCVLTSVFIGMIRHAH from the coding sequence ATGAAGCTGACCACCGCGCTGTTCGCCCTGCTCTTTGCGGCCGCCCCCGTGGCGGCCCAGGCGGGCCACGAGGCCGCCCCCGCGGCGGCCGAAGCCGGCCATGGCGCCGCCCCCACCGCGGCCCAGCCGGGGCATGAGGGCGCCGCCGCCGGAAACGCGGCCGCGGCGCACGAGGCCGTGTCCGACGTCAACCAGGGCGTGGAAGCCGGCCACGGAGCCGAAGGCGGGCACTCGGAAGAGTTCAACGCCATGCACCACGTGCAGGACGGCCACACGCTGGACTTTCCGCCCATCGGCACGGTGCACCTGCCGGCCGCCGGATCGTTCATGGTGGGCCCGGTGGACATGACGCCCACCCGGCACGTCGTCTTCATGGCGCTGGCCGCGCTGCTGATGCTGATCATCTTCATCCCCGCGGGGATGGCGGCCAGGCGCCGGCAGAGCGGGGTGTCGCCGGGGTCGCGCCGGCACAACGTGGTGGAAACGTTCGCCCTGTACATCCGCGAAGAAGTGGTGATGCCCAACATCGGGCACGGCGGCGAAAAGTACGCCGGGTACCTGATCACGCTCTTCTTCTTCATCCTGTTCTGCAACCTGCTGGGCCTGCTGCCCTGGGGCGCCAGCGCCACGGGCAACATCGCCGTCACCGCCGCCCTGGCCCTGATCACCTTTCTGGTGGTGGAAGTCAGCGGAATGATCGCGCTGGGCCCGCTGGGATACATCAAGACCATCGTGTACATCCCGCCCGGACTGGGCCCGGTGATGTCGTTCATCATGGCGATCGTGATGACGCCGGTGGAGCTGCTGGGCAAGCTGGCCAAGCCCTTCGCCCTCGCGGTGCGTCTGATGGCCAACATCATGGCCGGCCACATCGTGCTGCTGTCGCTGTTCGCGGTGGGCGTGGCGTTCGGGCGCTACTTCATCTGGGGCCCGTTCCTGATGGCCGGCGCGCTGACGTTCCTGGAAATCTTCGTCGCGTTCCTGCAGGCCTACGTGTTCTGCGTGCTGACGAGCGTGTTCATCGGAATGATCCGGCACGCGCACTGA
- a CDS encoding AtpZ/AtpI family protein: MPADPRGPAGRGQGAGTGDLMGAGMQFAAFIAICLFLGMWLDRKLGTAPWLLIAGAALGGVGGFWMLYRTLVVAPRERDAAGSERKDRP; encoded by the coding sequence ATGCCAGCAGATCCACGGGGCCCGGCAGGGCGGGGGCAGGGCGCGGGGACGGGAGACCTGATGGGCGCGGGAATGCAGTTCGCCGCCTTCATCGCGATCTGCCTGTTCCTGGGGATGTGGCTGGACCGCAAGCTGGGAACCGCCCCCTGGCTGCTGATTGCCGGGGCCGCGCTGGGCGGCGTGGGCGGGTTCTGGATGCTGTACCGCACCCTGGTGGTGGCGCCGCGCGAGCGGGACGCCGCCGGGTCTGAAAGGAAAGACCGTCCGTGA
- a CDS encoding BsuPI-related putative proteinase inhibitor encodes MVLRRALFPLALATLCGACAAAVPAPGSPDAQPGGVAFASPLVSSLSVAPAGDSVRLTLRVTNGGAQPVRMEFRSGQTYDFAVASGGREVWRWSADRGFTAALRSETLAAGETRAWSETWRPAAGSRGDFTASARLVSASHPVEASTPFRLP; translated from the coding sequence ATGGTGCTTCGCCGCGCGCTGTTCCCGCTGGCCCTCGCCACCCTGTGCGGCGCCTGCGCCGCCGCCGTCCCGGCCCCCGGCTCGCCCGATGCGCAGCCCGGCGGCGTGGCCTTCGCCTCGCCGCTGGTGTCGTCGCTTTCCGTGGCGCCCGCGGGAGACAGCGTGCGGCTCACGCTGCGGGTCACCAACGGCGGCGCCCAGCCGGTGCGCATGGAGTTCCGCAGCGGGCAGACGTACGACTTCGCCGTTGCTTCCGGCGGGCGCGAAGTGTGGCGCTGGTCCGCGGACCGCGGCTTTACCGCCGCGCTGCGGTCGGAAACGCTGGCCGCCGGCGAAACGCGCGCGTGGAGCGAAACGTGGCGCCCCGCCGCGGGCAGCCGCGGCGACTTCACCGCCAGCGCCCGGCTCGTTTCCGCCAGCCATCCGGTGGAAGCGAGCACCCCGTTCCGCCTTCCCTGA
- a CDS encoding pyridoxal-phosphate dependent enzyme, which translates to MTPSPDPDPPFPTFADVLAADRRLDGVVRRTPLERSAWLSQRAKTDVLLKLELSQRTGSFKLRGAYNAVASLSPEARARGLVTASAGNHGQGVALAATLVGCRATVFVPADAPETKRRRIAGFGGDVRLVDGGYDDAHHEAEAFAARTGALYVHAFSDPAVVAGQGTVGLEILRERPDVRTLVVPVGGGGLIGGIGVVARAMGSGVRIIGAQTHETAAMHASLAAGRLTSPDYGETVCEGLSGDVDERSLALAMRVVDGIVLVSEDEVRRAIRRLYVEEGVVAEGSAAVAAAAVMQGALDGAEGPAAVVLTGGNVDARRLAGILCTDD; encoded by the coding sequence GTGACGCCCTCGCCAGACCCGGATCCGCCTTTTCCGACGTTCGCTGACGTACTCGCCGCGGACCGGCGGCTGGACGGCGTGGTGCGCCGCACCCCGCTGGAGCGTTCGGCGTGGCTGTCGCAACGCGCGAAAACAGACGTTCTTCTCAAACTGGAACTGTCACAGCGCACCGGATCATTCAAGCTGCGCGGCGCGTACAACGCCGTCGCGTCGCTGTCTCCGGAGGCGCGCGCGCGCGGGCTGGTGACCGCCTCCGCGGGGAACCACGGGCAGGGCGTAGCCCTGGCCGCCACGCTGGTGGGATGCCGGGCCACCGTGTTCGTGCCCGCGGACGCGCCGGAAACCAAGCGCCGCCGCATCGCCGGCTTCGGTGGCGACGTGCGGCTGGTGGACGGGGGATATGACGACGCGCACCACGAGGCGGAGGCCTTTGCCGCCCGCACGGGGGCGCTGTACGTGCACGCCTTCAGCGACCCGGCCGTGGTGGCGGGACAGGGCACGGTGGGGCTGGAGATCCTGCGCGAGCGGCCGGACGTGCGGACGCTCGTGGTCCCCGTGGGCGGCGGCGGATTGATCGGGGGGATCGGCGTCGTCGCGCGGGCGATGGGGAGCGGCGTGCGCATCATCGGCGCGCAGACGCACGAGACGGCGGCCATGCACGCCTCGCTGGCCGCGGGCCGGCTGACCTCGCCGGACTACGGGGAAACGGTCTGCGAGGGGTTGAGCGGCGACGTGGACGAGCGCAGCCTGGCGCTGGCCATGCGGGTGGTGGACGGCATCGTGCTGGTGTCCGAGGACGAGGTGCGCCGCGCGATCCGCCGGCTGTACGTGGAGGAGGGCGTGGTGGCGGAGGGAAGCGCCGCCGTGGCCGCCGCCGCGGTGATGCAGGGCGCCCTGGACGGGGCGGAGGGACCCGCGGCCGTGGTTCTCACGGGCGGAAACGTGGATGCGCGGCGCTTGGCCGGCATCCTGTGCACTGACGACTGA
- a CDS encoding gamma carbonic anhydrase family protein — translation MAIILPFAGILPRIHPTAFVAPNAVVIGNVIIGAEASVWFGAVLRGDEPDFEIRVGARTSVQDNVVLHVSRQGATLIGEDVTIGHGAVLESCTVGRGALIGMNAVVLQKAEVGDEALIAAGAVVGAGAVIPPRTLAAGTPAVVKKELQGESLRWVSTSAHHYVELSRAYLDGGVGRVDTDGTEPGNGGR, via the coding sequence ATGGCCATCATTCTTCCCTTCGCCGGTATCCTGCCCCGCATTCACCCCACCGCCTTCGTGGCGCCCAACGCCGTCGTCATCGGCAACGTGATCATCGGCGCGGAGGCCAGCGTGTGGTTCGGCGCGGTGCTGCGCGGCGACGAGCCGGACTTTGAAATCCGCGTGGGCGCGCGCACCAGCGTGCAGGACAACGTGGTCCTTCACGTCAGCCGCCAGGGCGCGACCCTCATCGGTGAGGACGTCACCATCGGCCACGGGGCGGTGCTGGAAAGCTGCACCGTGGGCCGCGGCGCGCTGATCGGCATGAACGCCGTCGTGCTGCAGAAGGCCGAGGTGGGCGACGAGGCGCTGATCGCCGCGGGAGCCGTGGTGGGCGCCGGGGCCGTCATCCCCCCGCGCACGCTGGCCGCGGGGACGCCGGCGGTGGTCAAGAAGGAGTTGCAGGGCGAGTCGCTGCGCTGGGTGAGCACCAGCGCGCATCACTACGTGGAGCTGTCCCGCGCGTACCTGGACGGGGGCGTGGGCCGGGTGGACACGGACGGCACCGAACCGGGGAACGGGGGACGATGA
- a CDS encoding M42 family metallopeptidase: protein MSDFRERETVLADAEAYGTPEPAVVPARAPAGDALSAGDPHEVEVLLRTLCDLAGPTGQEDEVTAWVAREWEGRGEVTRTPVGNLFLRFPGPGPRVLLAAHADELSLIVRSVTADGFLRVLPGERDLFSFPYFIGSRFRVLAGTGALPGVLAATTGHALTPEQRDRTRVSWDDLFVDVGMTADECAAAGIGVGTRMVWASPVERMGRLLVGKAMDDRLGVAVLVALSRRLAERAPACDVTLALTVQEEIGMVGASSLARDGRTFDVGFIIDNGLAGDIPTVSAEHVPVRLGGGPALVHRDSSVHYSRRLIGRMHDVAAREGIPVQDVVLYHYSSDGAHLVRQGMETLLVAPPIRYSHSPFEAVDPRDVESAVRLFEAYLCEVAEG, encoded by the coding sequence ATGAGCGATTTTCGTGAGCGTGAGACCGTGCTGGCCGACGCGGAGGCGTACGGCACGCCGGAACCCGCCGTCGTGCCCGCCCGCGCCCCGGCCGGAGACGCGCTTTCCGCGGGCGACCCGCACGAGGTGGAGGTGCTGCTGCGCACGCTGTGCGACCTGGCCGGCCCCACCGGGCAGGAAGACGAGGTCACGGCGTGGGTGGCGCGCGAATGGGAGGGGCGCGGCGAGGTGACGCGCACCCCGGTGGGCAACCTGTTCCTGCGCTTTCCCGGGCCGGGACCGCGCGTGCTGCTGGCGGCGCACGCGGACGAACTTTCGCTCATCGTGCGGTCGGTGACGGCGGACGGCTTTCTGCGCGTGCTGCCGGGCGAGCGGGACCTGTTTTCGTTTCCCTACTTCATCGGCTCGCGCTTTCGCGTGCTGGCGGGCACGGGCGCGCTGCCGGGCGTGCTGGCGGCGACGACCGGGCACGCGCTCACGCCGGAGCAGCGCGACCGCACCCGCGTGTCGTGGGACGACCTGTTCGTGGACGTGGGGATGACGGCGGACGAGTGCGCCGCGGCGGGAATCGGCGTGGGGACGCGGATGGTGTGGGCGTCGCCGGTGGAGCGGATGGGACGGCTTCTGGTGGGCAAGGCGATGGACGACCGGCTGGGCGTGGCGGTGCTGGTCGCGCTTTCCCGCCGACTGGCGGAGCGGGCGCCCGCGTGCGACGTGACGCTGGCGCTGACGGTTCAGGAGGAGATCGGGATGGTGGGCGCCAGCAGCCTGGCGCGCGACGGGCGCACCTTTGACGTGGGCTTCATCATCGACAACGGGCTGGCAGGCGACATTCCCACCGTGTCGGCGGAGCATGTACCCGTGCGGCTGGGGGGCGGGCCGGCGCTGGTGCATCGCGACTCGTCCGTGCACTACTCCCGCCGGCTGATCGGGCGCATGCACGACGTGGCGGCGCGCGAGGGAATTCCGGTGCAGGACGTGGTGCTGTACCACTACTCGTCGGATGGGGCCCACCTGGTGCGGCAGGGGATGGAGACGCTGCTCGTGGCGCCGCCCATCCGCTACTCGCACTCCCCGTTCGAAGCCGTGGATCCGCGGGACGTGGAATCCGCGGTGCGGCTGTTCGAGGCGTACCTGTGCGAGGTGGCCGAGGGCTGA